The stretch of DNA ATAATTTCATCAAATTTGAGCTCCCTCCTGCCCTGACAATATTATAGAGCTCCTCGTTGAGTTTAAAGTTTCGCTTGAAAAGTTGAaatggctttcctcttctcccTCTCAATTACCTCATCTTACATAAACAACTTTCCCTATGGGTGAGCAAACCGTCAGTCGGTTACATAACCGACCAAAAAAACAATTAGAATTTTTGACCTCCATAACCAATTGAATGAAATGCTATCACCAACCAAAAACTGACTGTCAATTCCGGTGGTTATGTCGCTTCCTGAAAACCcgaacaaaaataaatatatgcattGCATTAGTTTAACACTAGTTAgtatataaaacaataaatttaacaCTTTCACATTTAATCAtgaataatagaaataaataattttttaaagttataataAAATGCAGAATGGCTCAAAAACTAGTATTGCCgtgttaaatattttttaaagttatagtaaatttatttaaatattaccGTGCAACGCACACGGATGACATACTAGTATTGCTAATTCCACACTTGTATGTTCTTTGATTTGAATACTGCATTTTCTACTACCATAAGAATCcaatgaaaatgtaaatattaacTTGTATATGCAGAAGTTAATTAGGATTTAACAATGTTCATTACAACATGGGTTATGACTTTTTATTGCtcagaaataaaaaagaagcaCAACTAAGATTTAGGGAAATTAGGGCACAATTGCACAATCAGTTAAATAGAATTATAGAAGCACAACTACACAGTCTACACGCACAATTGgcacaaaaattcaaaaaaaaaaaaaaaaaaaaaaaaaaaaaaaaaaNNNNNNNNNNNNNNNNNNNNNNNNNNNNNNNNNNNNNNNNNNNNNNNNNNNNNNNNNNNNNNNNNNNNNNNNNNNNNNNNNNNNNNNNNNNNNNNNNNNNNNNNNNNNNNNNNNNNNNNNNNNNNNNNNNNNNNNNNNNNNNNNNNNNNNNNNNNNNNNNNNNNNNNNNNNNNNNNNNNNNNNNNNNNNNNNNNNNNNNNNNNNNNNNNNNNNNNNNNNNNNNNNNNNNNNNNNNNNNNNNNNNNNNNNNNNNNNNNNNNNNNNNNNNNNNNNNNNNNNNNNNNNNNNNNNNNNNNNNNNNNNNNNNNNNNNNNNNNNNNNNNNNNNNNNNNNNNNNNNNNNNNNNNNNNNNNNNNNNNNNNNNNNNNNNNNNNNNNNNNNNNNNNNNNNNNNNNNNNNNNNNNNNNNNNNNNNNNNNNNNNNNNNNNNNNNNNNNNNNNNNNNNNNNNNNNNNNNNNNNNNNNNNNNNNNNNNNNNNNNNNNNNNNNNNNNNNNNNNNNNNNNNNNNNNNNNNNNNNNNNNNNNNNNNNNNNNNNNNNNNNNNNNNNNNNNNNNNNNNNNNNNNNNNNNNNNNNNNNNNNNNNNNNNNNNNNNNNNNNNNNNNNNNNNNNNNNNNNNNNNNNNNNNNNNNNNNNNNNNNNNNNNNNNNNNNNNNNNNNNNNNNNNNNNNNNNNNNNNNNNNNNNNNNNNNNNNNNNNNNNNNNNNNNNNNNNNNNNNNNNNNNNNNNNNNNNNNNNNNNNNNNNNNNNNNNNNNNNNNNNNNNNNNNNNNNNNNNNNNNNNNNNNNNNNNNNNNNNNNNNNNNNNNNNNNNNNNNNNNNNNNNNNNNNNNNNNNNNNNNNNNNNNNNNNNNNNNNNNNNNNNNNNNNNNNNNNNNNNNNNNNNNNNNNNNNNNNNNNNNNNNNNNNNNNNNNNNNNNNNNNNNNNNNNNNNNNNNNNNNNNNNNNNNNNNNNNNNNNNNNNNNNNNNNNNNNNNNNNNNNNNNNNNNNNNNNNNNNNNNNNNNNNNNNNNNNNNNNNNNNNNNNNNNNNNNNNNNNNNNNNNNNNNNNNNNNNNNNNNNNNNNNNNNNNNNNNNNNNNNNNNNNNNNNNNNNNNNNNNNNNNNNNNNNNNNNNNNNNNNNNNNNNNNNNNNNNNNNNNNNNNNNNNNNNNNNNNNNNNNNNNNNNNNNNNNNNNNNNNNNNNNNNNNNNNNNNNNNNNNNNNNNNNNNNNNNNNNNNNNNNNNNNNNNNNNNNNNNNNNNNNNNNNNNNNNNNNNNNNNNNNNNNNNNNNNNNNNNNNNNNNNNNNNNNNNNNNNNNNtttttaaaaaaaaaaaaaaaaaaaaaaaaaaaaaaaaaaaaaaaaaaaaaaaaacttctttgaTTGAGAACAAGTGAACAACGAACCTGAGGCCTGAGCAATCTGATTATCTGAGCAAGAGTAGGCGAGTAACCGAGCAGCAAGCCAGGCAGCCAGCGACAGTTGAAGACGAAGCCGGCGACCGGCGAGCAGCGGAGATTGAGGTTGAGGACGACCGGAGCCGGCAACTGGCGAGCCGCGGAGCGCCGGAGCGGCAGACGTAGGGTGCAGAGCGAGAGCGTGAAAAGCCTGGGGAAATTTCGTATGGAATAATGGAAAcgaaaatttaaatatataggtatatatatcccaaaacgacgtcagCGGATCCACCACTTAAACCGTCCTAGGCTCCTAGCAAGTTCATGCGCGAGACAGGTTAGCAGACCTCTTAATCTTGtaataactttaattttgtaaattttaagtTAGTAtctgtttaattattttgatcaGATAGTTTATAAATTGTATTGTATGTTGAATTGTTTGCCAAATTTCATGtaagtttttaaaatattcGAATAGAATCCGAAATTCGAATTAACTAGTTGAAATTCGACATAATTAACCAAATGGGTTTAGCATGCAAATATTGAAGGGGCAGATTCTAAATTCTTAATCCAATATTTGTATCCGTCCGATGCATAGGCCTACCTAATAGTGACTTGCAATAACATGTCTATTATGCACCAATGGAGCTTCGAAAACATTCCGGTGAAAGCACAACCAATAGGTCGCCAAAAAAGGCGACCAAACCAATCACTTTCGCCATCTCCAACGGCGACCAATTTGTTTGCCTTTTTCGGCAACCTGCTAGTCACACCTTTGTCGAAATGTCATTGAAGCTCCGCCAGTACACTATTGACTTGCTATTGCATGTCACTATTAGGCTTTTGGGCCTTAATACACTAAATTAATATGTTGatgcatctaattacaactttcaaaagttcgggagcctaattgacttctcaTATAAAGTTCAAAGGTGTATTTGACTCTTTTtcctataattaataaatattggTTACACGTGTGTGCGGAAGTGAAATACTagtaatgtatttttattttattttttaaaaattgagtcAATCAATAATGAGCAACTTAAATTGGTTTACCTTATTATGATCATTTACTATCTAGGATCACAAGACAAGATTTATCCGATGCACACCCTTAGATAATGGTCGTGGATTTCTATCGTAACTCTACCATGCTTGTGTTTGTGTGCACATAATTGCATGCTTGGAGGTGTAGCTAGAGGAGCTAGGAAAAAAAACATCAGTTGTTTGGGTTgttaaacaattcaaacaaattttgtATGATCCCATCTCACCTAGTTTTTAGGTCATTCTACATCTATTTGgtttataaaacaaaatctgTTTCGGCAGAAAGTTCATATCATATTTACAGTCGGGAGACTGAAGAGGTGAATTGATTGCAGCAGAACTACTTACATTCTTGCACTATCTCACAGAGCTCACCAAGGGTCTCTGAGATTTTTCCAAGGTACTTGATGAGCTTGTCGGCTTGGAGCCTCGCTAAATCAGTAGGATCGGGCACTGAATTCATCATGTCGTCATCTCCATCCTCCGCAAAATTACCTTCCAGTACAGCATTGATAAGCTCAGCATTTTTCTGCAGAGTTAAAGCCATCATTTCTTGTTTATCTTCACCAGTGGATGGCTCAGCCATGATGTCATCCCCTTCTTTGTTCTCTGGAGGTTCTTCTACCTTATCACCCAAGCCAGAAGGTTCGCCCTCTATCTCCTTATCACCCAAGCCGGAAGGTTCGCCCTCTATCTCCATGGCGGAATGCTGAATCTTTGGAGGTTCCACTTTTTCACCCAAGCTCGGTTGCTCCTGCTTCACGCTTCCACTTAAGGCGTACCTCCAAGATTGTAAACTTTCCTCAGCTCTGCGCTTGCGAGTGTTGCTTCTTCGCCGTTGCTTCTTTGAGGCTAATGATACCCAAAGGAAGAGAGTGAATCTCATGCTTAACGCCATTTGCATTAATACAACTAATTTACTATGGAGTATTATTTACAATCTTAAAACgaataatgaagaaaataaaagaaaattttctgGATAATAAATACTTGTCAAACTCTGTTTTGGCTAAAAGTAATTACTAACAGTGAGCGAAGGAATAATAACCAACTATTATCATGTGACTGAAGTGTATATTGTTCCAGGGGAAAAACAAGCACTTACAAATTACACCAACATTATACAATTGAAAACACAAGTAAAACCGCCATAAATGgagtataaattaatttaaacgaATATTTATAACCATATAACTGCACAAGGAACTGCTAGTTATCAGTTCAGACCAGAACTATAAACCTATTTCTAGTAAGCACTAGTTGCTTTGTTATTATTCTTATAGGTCTTAGTGTTGCTctttatattgaatatatttgCAAGTATACAAGTGCTCCCCGTATTTATTTTCCACCAATGATATGATAACTTGGAATGAACTTTAAATTAACACAATACTCAATACATATTGCTCAAAAGAAAATTGTTCTCTGTATCTTTTTATTAAATGCTCTCTTTCTTTCCTATCTTTCAGAATCTGCCTCTAGTAGATATGGAGTATTTAGCATCTTTCACTACCAAAACGAACACATACTTGTCCTAATTTGACCCATTTTAACCTTTATTCACCAGAATATttgacaatcatttcagaaccaTAACAGTTAGGTTAACAAGTCCTCTCTCTATCTTTAGCTCATTTCCTATGAGAGTCAGCACTGAGCAGCAACAGAAGTGTTGATTAATTCCCATTAAAAGAGTGAATCAAGGTTATCTGGATAGGGCACTTCTCTATAAAGGTGTctggttaattaaataaatcgaATCAGGATTTAGATTGACTAGACGACCAGTACTTTAATAAAAGCAGCTAACCACATTCAATAAAACCAAATAAATCAGTAACCTAAAAAGTTCAGTTTAGCAATCATGGCACATTGAAATGTGTATGCAAGTAGTCAGCAGCAACAAAAATGTTAACTAATTGCCATTATAAGAGCAAATCAATTAGCTGAATATGGCACTTTTCTCTAAAGGCATctggttaattaaataaatcaaatcagGATTCAGTTTGTATCAGTACTTTAATAAAAGCAGCTAACCGCATTCAATTAAAGCAACTAAATCAGCAACCTAAAAAGTTCAATTTACCATTCACAGCATGTGGATACAAGCTGTTTCCTTCAATAGTAATGGAAAAGGTTTCATGAAATACTTTCTATATGATTTTGGAGTGGAGATTGATGGTTTGATGAAATATTTAGAAAATGTTTCAACAACAAAGATGGCTCTTAGGCAAGTAAATAACACAGTGGTCCGTAGCATAGTCAAAAAACATGCACTTCAAATGAAAGGCTCCTTCTATTCAAGTCTATATCCTATTGCAGATTTGTAATCGTAAGTCAAAGCTTTTAAGGACTCAGTTGTGATATTAAGAAAGCATGATACAGCACTCATCAAGCATTTGCAGTAGTAAGTCAAAGCTTTTATGATCACTTAGACCATGCATAGGTTCATTAGtagtaaaaacataaaatttcagTAGACATCAGTTGGGACCCCATCAATCATCTATCCTTCTTGTAGaatttatcaatatatatatttgtgtgtgtgtatcatATGAGAACCATGCCTTAGGTGATAACGTGAAAATtgcatgagtgcacacaatctactcaCGAATACACACGCAACTACTCCAGGGTCTCCACCGTCATCCTAggagtagattgtgtgcattcatctagtagattgtgtgcactcatgcaGTAGTTCGCAGATTCTCACCTAAGGCATGGTTCTCATATGAACGCAagcctatacacacacacaaatactGTTATTTACAACAATGTATCTTTTCACATCATTAACATGGTGGCATAGAATGAACAGGCAAGACAATCAAATAGGGAAACAGCAAAAACAATCCCGTTTCACAAACATAATTTCAGACTTCCACTTTTCATATACAGGTGCTAAGCTACACTTGTATTCAGTTTACATCAATCACAAGTCTCAAGCAAATAATGGTGCCAGCCCTAACATTGGATCATACAGAAAAGTCAGCAGCTACGCTAGACATGTCTTTGTAGTCTGTACTTTTTTTTCTAGTGACAAGGAAACCCCAACCACTAACCAAGGGTGTGCTAGGTTGTCCAATAGGTAAcaggttcaaaccaagaaggccaataagccGCTCCCAATAAaaaagttgaacttgtaaccttatggttaccaagtcaGCAGCTGATCAACTTGGTTGAGCTGTACATTTTTGTTTAGTTTAGTGATTGCTAAAGTTTAAAGGCTGCAAGGCTGAAGAAGACAAAATCAATTGATCCACTCtaattgttagaacatcaaatCGAAAGTACATAATCTGAAATGGCATCTAACCCTAATCCGAAACCCTTGCTCATTAGCTAAAGTGATACTGTATTTGGTGATCTAGTCTAGAGATAAAACTGAACACTCAACATGGAAATCAATTGTATATCAAAATGCAGTATTGGAAATGGTGAACAAAAAATGGAGCAACCAATGCGGCAAACCGGCAATGCATACCTCTTTCCAGGAAGATTAAGGAGTCATCAGGCTGAGCTTCCGGATCACTGTCCTGGTCCGGATCCGTATCCGCCCCGCCGACTTCCATCCCCTGCATTTTCACATACTCATCAACGGCTTCGAACAACTCCAAATCGAAACCCTCCGGAAGCCCCAATTCCTTCCTTCGACTGTCGCCAAACGACGCCGTCCAGTACTTGGCCTCCCAGGGCTTGACTCTCCGGTAATCGTCGAGCAACGATTCCCACTTGCGCTTGCACTGGTCCATGCTCCGGCAGACGTCGAGCGCGTTGCAGTGCTCCACCGTGAGCTGCCACTTCTGGAACGACGACATCGTGCCTCCGGCCTCCGCCTCCACCGCTTTGATCTCGTTCACCAGTGTTAGCGACTCCTGTAACGTCCAGTCCGGCGCCGCCTGCGACCGGGTGCGCCGAGAACCTCTCTCCATTTTCCGACGATTCTTCCAAGTACAAATGTACAATCCAATGTAAATATCGAAATGGAGAAAATCTATCTAGGATTCATGAAATCATGAGGCATAACCACGCAAATTATCCAAAGTTTTGAATGGATTTACATTtatatccatttttttttccatttttgtattaattttaacCTTCACTAGTGTTTGGTAGGGTGTAATTGAAATGcaattacaacattattttttgagCCCTTAATTTATAGTGTTTGGTGGGAGAAAATTACAATTCTCTTCATttgttgaattgaaattcatccCTCTACctatgaattccaattcaacATAGATGGGAACCAAAAAATATACGGTATAAAATTTACctttttatccttaattattattattataaaatggtATTTTAGTCTTTGTATCAGTTCTTCCCTTTACATTCTCAATAATTCATTCttcatattaaataatgtaattcgaattcatactttatttttttccaacCGAATTATAATTCGTTTCCTCCTAATTCACTCCTCCCAACAAAACACCTTGTTAATGTTGCTGAACCAGCCCGTCCCATGTGTTTGCAAATTGGGGGTGTTCATGAAATTGTctgtataatttaataatataaaatataaacacttgacttatattgttttttttttaatttaatctaaTTCATTGCATTGGGTTCCACTTGTTATATGATGGACCATGGTAAAAAAATGGtaccgtttctttaagtaaagaaatagTGATAGCTATGTTTAACAAAAAGTCTACATTAAATGtgctcaaaataaaataaaataacatttgtATCTAAAACCAAACTAGATAATATGTTtcacatattgagtatatatattatcaaatgaaattgtagttgaattgaaatgatactttagttgtgcgaacatgaaactacaatatgtatatataaaatgaaactgaataacatgtctcacatattgaatgtatattgtcaaatgaaacaacaattgaattgaaatgatattttagttgtgttgaaataaaaTCACGgtatatataaatgaaactgaataacatgtctcacatattgagtgtatattatcaaataaaactgtacTTATAtcttttttgagtattactgtctctgttacaatgtagtatgtgttcataactactttctcaacatactgaagcacaaagacttgcctccactgaggctcgaacctactcccagtgttaactgggacaccgggtgccactagaccaaggtctttggcatcaaaataatactttaattgtgttgtaatgaaactacagtatatataaaatgaaattgaataacaatttaatatatttgagtgtatattgttcaatgaaagcgtaattaaattagaattatactttagtggtgttgtaataaaGTTGCAGTGTgtacaaaatgaaatttaataaaatgtctcacacattttgatataaatggGGCTAAAAGTGTACACTAATATAACCCAAGGGGCTTATCTGAAATATTCCATAAATAGTACGGAGCATCCGGCATCCTGGCTAAAGTTCTAGAACGGGCCCCATtttagaagcttcgagaggcaGGAAGCAATTCATCGGATAAATTCGTTCCGCTGCGTCCATGTATTGTTTGCACTATCTCTCTATCAATAGCTTCCTCCGATCAGATCAGGTAAGATACTGTTAATCTCTTTCGTAGTTCTGTTGCTTTACTATTCCAATGGTTGATTTTATCGGCGAATGTGATCTCGTAGCggaaattatattgatttaacCGATTACATGTATACATCCAGTGCAATCGGCTTACATGGAAGTATAGCACAGTAAAATCATCTACTGTCACGAAAGATCTCCGTGTTTATTTGTATTGTAACGCATGTTTATAAGttttatatgaattgaatttcatAGTACTCGATTTAGAATTTAGAATACGCTCTGGAGTCTGGAATGTGGGGTGTAACCGGCATTGTTTGTGTAAGTGCATGATATGTTGATTGGTGAAAGAGAAGACGAAAATCTAAGCACATTTGTACTGGAAATTTTGCAATTACCGCAATCAGGAACACTCTATGAATTTAAAGGCATTGTCTATGTAATTAATCTAGCACTAGTTGCTTAGATCTGAGGAAGAGTTGTTGCACATGCATATTTGTCTAATCCCTGCCTTTTAGTTTGAAATGAGGTACACATGTATTTAGGGTGGAGATGTTGTCTAATTAACTGGTTTAATGCAGATACATTAGGTCTACTTGCATACTTGTGGAACTTTATCAGGAAAAATGTCAGcatatgaaaatgtagttgttGGAAAGTTGAAGCTAAAGGGCAAGGCTCTAGATGTGAAGTCTGGAAGTGCCAAAAAGAAGAAGCACAAGAAGCTGCGTGATCGTGATCATGTGTTCCAAGTCACACGGGATGACCAAACAACAGGTTTGCagctttcttttatttgttgtagctaaatttatttcaaatatgttTCTTAGGGTAGTATAAATATGATTCTTTCATTGTTATATGCCGATgtaatcaatataaatatatatatatatatatatatatatatatatatatatatatatatatatatatatatatatataaatatatatatatatatatatatatatatatatatatatatatatatatatatatatatatatatatatatacaactataCGAATGTAGtgcatgtttaaaaaaaaacatgtattgCATTTAGTTGCTTAATCATTGATGCCTGCATTTTTGTTGTCAGTTGCTCTTCCCTAATTGTTGTTTAGTTTCGCTGTGTAAACTAGAATTGGTTTTAGGGAAGGCAGGAAATCACCCTTGTAGTGGGTGCATTATCTTTATCTGTGATCAACTAGTATTTCTTGTGGTTTTCAGTGCAATGGAtacaaagaaaatgaagatggaAACTGAAGATTATTATATCATTTGCTTATAATGATATCAAACTGACCAATATTGAAGTTGCTTTCCAAGCTGGTGAATTTCTCTTTATCTTCTTCCAGGCTGCTCCTAATTGTATTGTGTTAAAGCAGTAGTATTCATAGTATTACTAATAGTGCCAGCTGTTTGACTATATACATAATAAACTGATAATAACATGAAGAAGATAGTCCGCGAACCTTTTTCTATTGAGACTATTTATTTCACTCCTAAAATCTATTCTCAAGGAAACCACAGTTGAATAAAATCTTCATCTTTGAGGTTCAGGTCAATCTTAGCCAAGCATTTTCTAGTAGCGGCGTAGCGCTTTCTGTTTGACTATATAATGCTTTTGCTACTTGAATGAGTGCCCATTTGCAATTCAAACTCAGAGCAATAAACCCATGTTTTCTCAAGTGAAATCTAAAGAAATCTCGTTATTCTATGAAGTTGTGAGTCCATTTTTTGTTAGTTGATTACCCTTCCTTgacatatttaataaatttattaatttccaTGCTTCTATTTGCTGACGTATTTTTCCTAGGCTCCTCTCTGTGTGAGTTGAGGATTGTACAAGTTTTTGAGGGTTTGAATCAATGTCCTCTGGGTTAAGAGTTGGTcgtgaatttaaaaaattcttattAAAAACATAACTTTTGCGCTTACTGGTATTCTTGTAATCTTGTTATGCATCATGGCAGGTGGAAGCGGTGGGTTGTCAGATAATCTGTATGACAAGCACGACAGCCATCTTACACCAGGGTTGTCAGATAATCTGTATGACAAGCACGACAGCCATCTTACACCAGCAGAGAGACGATACCTTGAGCACTGGGAGAAAATAAATATCCGAAGACTAGCAAAGGAAGCCATGAAATCCCATCGTGATCGAATTCAAGAGTTCAATCAGTACCTTGCTAACCTTAGTGAGCACTACGATATTCCCAAGGTTGGACCTGGTTAATGCTACATTGTATGGTTCAAAACTTGGCATTCTTGTTCTAAGTAGAATATGACTATGACTGGATGCAAGTTTAGTGATTTGCTTTTTGTAATTGGACAGTGCTTCATGTTATGGAGCTTTTGGTTTAGTTTATAACCTGGGTTGCCACAAGATTTTTTTAAGTTTCATCCCGTGagagttatttattttttgagttattacaaaattattataaagtTCTCTCTTTCAGAGCTATCTATTCTTCAAGTAATGATTATAGtttcttgtaaataaaaaaaaaaaaaaaaagaatatacagtgtatatatatatatctcttcatTATGTGATCCCAATAAGTGTTACTTTAAAGAAGTTGAGGGTATATATACagtataagtgtatatatacaatgtaatagagttttgtacttaaaataaatataaaaaaaaaatttccagttTCCAAGATGAATTGCTCCCCACCAACATCACTCTATCAGTCCTATCACCTCACCACCATTCCCATTTCTGCCACACTGAGCTATCCTTCTGCCTTCCAAGTCTTTGGCAGCCATGGAAACCATTCGTCCCAAAAACCCTCACTTCATCAAGCCCATTCATCAAGGTTTCAAGAATGGCGTGGTGAGCACATATATCTCCCCGTATGTATGTGGATTTCTTCATTTCTCTGCTGTTTCGTTCAAAGGCTTTGCCTTTTTCCATTTTCAGAACATACCCACAGCTTTCTTGGACAAGTACTTGAAAGGGCAGGGCCTAAAGTTAGCGATACTGAGAAGGGGGGATAAGAGTTGGCGGGTGAAGATCAGAGGGGGCCGGATGGTCGGCGACGGCTGGGAAAAGTTCGCGGCGGAGAATGGTTTGAATGTAGGTGAGTTTTTGGTGTTTAGACAGGAAGGAGATACGGTGGTGTTTGATGTATCGGTTTTCAACCCCACTCGATGTGAAAGAGATTGTCCACTTCCCCATGGTGGCTGCCCTCTCCCTCAGCCTTCCAACAACCTTTGCTCTGATGGTAAAACATTTAATTAGATAGCATGTGTACACACACCTATTTTGTAATGGTTAAGTTGttcttaattaataattgatgGAACTAATTTATCCGAGGTAGGTAATTATGTATAGACCAATTAAGTTTGCATATATGGTAAAGGGTAAAATAATGAAGAGGATATAAATGTGGCAATAATCTTGGATTGATGCTTGAATGTATTACAAGAATATATTGTAGTAAGATTAAACATGTTGATGTAATGATTGTATAATGCCCATTGAGTAATCCCTACTAACTCTAGCTAAACTCGTGGTCGCCAATGACTAAGTCCAGGCTCATGCTATGGGTTCTGAGACTAAGTCATGGCCCACCATTTCTGgtgccaatcattattgcatggaccatggtccatacagctgtgtggatccaaaataaaaagtacattatttttgtactgaaggaacattatttttgtactgtaggtacattattttagggtacattatttttgtactgaaggtacattatttgatatatactatcaaataatgtacctacagtacaaaaataatgtaccttcagtacaaaaataatgtactttttatttttggtccacacagctgtttggtccacacagctgtgtggaccatggtccatgcaataatttgccttctGGTGCCGGGTCTATGTTGGAGCCATTTACAATAtatccatcaataataataattgttatttacacatatataacatatatatgacATTCAACCTAATGGGGTAGCTTAAGTGGTAAGTGAGCTTTCTTTGTGGGGAATAATTTTGGGGAAACCTGGGttcaacaaactgttcaatttTCTGCTGTAACAATGGTGCACTTGTTCATTTCTGTAAGATTGatgtttcttatttttttttggggtatgTGAATGGTTGAACCAATAGCACGAGATACTACTTCAACCCCGCCTGCTGGTCATCCTTACTTTGTTTCCACTATAAAACCGTACTGCCTCAATATGCAACATCTGGTAAGAGTATCCTCAAATGCAGAAGTTGAGCATATATGGGCAACATGTTTATGCATTATAGCTGTGAATCTTGAATGTGTTGCAAAACTTCTGCAGTATCTTCCCATGGAGTTTGCGAGGTCCAATGGCCTAGTGACAGCAGAAAAGCGTGAGATGATTTTAAGAGACGATAAAGAAAGATCGTGGTCAGTAGTTGTGGGGAGAGAAGGCCATCAATTCAGTCTTCGACGAGGTTGGCAAGCATTTCGAAGGGCTAATTGTTTGAAAGTAGGAGATGCATACAAGTTTGAGCTGATTAAGACTGGGAAAACGCCTATTGCCAAATTCCATTGTAAGTATGGTTTTTCTTCCCCGCTTTTCACTGCTCGTGTTTGCGTTCTGCCATAGCAAACTGTTTCAAATTTTCGGGCTGTTTGCTATGTCAGATAGGATTTGGAACAATTGTGTACTTGTTAAATGCTAATTTCTGTTATTCGACTTGGAATTTTTGAACCAATAGTACTAGGCACTACTTCATCTTCGTCTGCTGAGAATCCTCATTTCGTTGACACTATAAAACCGTACTGCCTGAGAAAGTCGGCCCATCTGGTAAGAGTATCCCCAAATGCAGAACTTGAACACGAGCAATAGCTTTATGCAGTATCTGAAACTTGAATGTCGTAAAACTTCTGCAGTATCTTCCGCTGGGGTTTGCAAGGTCGAATGGCCTAGTGGCTGCA from Ipomoea triloba cultivar NCNSP0323 chromosome 7, ASM357664v1 encodes:
- the LOC116025753 gene encoding trihelix transcription factor ASR3: MERGSRRTRSQAAPDWTLQESLTLVNEIKAVEAEAGGTMSSFQKWQLTVEHCNALDVCRSMDQCKRKWESLLDDYRRVKPWEAKYWTASFGDSRRKELGLPEGFDLELFEAVDEYVKMQGMEVGGADTDPDQDSDPEAQPDDSLIFLERASKKQRRRSNTRKRRAEESLQSWRYALSGSVKQEQPSLGEKVEPPKIQHSAMEIEGEPSGLGDKEIEGEPSGLGDKVEEPPENKEGDDIMAEPSTGEDKQEMMALTLQKNAELINAVLEGNFAEDGDDDMMNSVPDPTDLARLQADKLIKYLGKISETLGELCEIVQECK
- the LOC116024835 gene encoding protein FAM32A-like isoform X2, yielding MSAYENVVVGKLKLKGKALDVKSGSAKKKKHKKLRDRDHVFQVTRDDQTTGGSGGLSDNLYDKHDSHLTPAERRYLEHWEKINIRRLAKEAMKSHRDRIQEFNQYLANLSEHYDIPKVGPG
- the LOC116024835 gene encoding protein FAM32A-like isoform X1 — its product is MSAYENVVVGKLKLKGKALDVKSGSAKKKKHKKLRDRDHVFQVTRDDQTTGGSGGLSDNLYDKHDSHLTPGLSDNLYDKHDSHLTPAERRYLEHWEKINIRRLAKEAMKSHRDRIQEFNQYLANLSEHYDIPKVGPG